From the genome of candidate division WOR-3 bacterium, one region includes:
- a CDS encoding transposase family protein — protein sequence MLRPVRAELLAKRRYKSNPFASWLKKRIPVETCHDKPKKELGYLEIDLLSHGGQSPCGEFAYTLVVTEITTGWTELRVLRNKAHIWVMLAMKSILRAAPFPVTAIHSDNGSEFINQALAKPADKHKLRFTRSRAYQENDSPYVESKNWSLVRSYVGYRRHDTKEENLALRGWTG from the coding sequence CTGCTCCGGCCAGTCCGAGCCGAGCTTCTGGCCAAACGCCGCTACAAGTCCAACCCCTTTGCCTCCTGGCTCAAGAAACGCATCCCGGTCGAGACCTGCCATGACAAACCCAAGAAGGAGCTTGGGTATCTGGAGATAGATTTGCTAAGTCACGGAGGGCAGAGTCCTTGCGGTGAGTTTGCCTATACGCTGGTAGTCACCGAGATAACCACTGGCTGGACCGAATTGCGGGTGCTACGCAACAAGGCTCACATCTGGGTGATGTTGGCGATGAAGAGCATTCTGCGGGCAGCACCTTTCCCGGTTACTGCCATCCATTCGGACAATGGCAGCGAGTTTATCAACCAGGCGCTGGCGAAGCCTGCCGATAAGCACAAATTGCGCTTCACCCGGTCCCGGGCGTACCAAGAGAACGACTCGCCCTATGTCGAGAGCAAGAACTGGAGCTTGGTGCGCAGCTACGTTGGTTATCGTCGGCATGATACGAA